Proteins encoded by one window of Mercenaria mercenaria strain notata chromosome 4, MADL_Memer_1, whole genome shotgun sequence:
- the LOC128556696 gene encoding uncharacterized protein LOC128556696 translates to MSATLARRIYLSSSKILIKRYEPATSRPHDSLVIDLKSSTPEQHRLRDNIFEADNPKKRKLIDGEYKLENDFSGEGNFSDKNDYHDDEDEDEEDNDDDDDDNSVENWNKTYDTSSIQKRPLFRGLPGKRRKEERSRREKWDKRFQEPHRQSIKNNLKLKLLCANQQQNLQSPKKLKSQHDMTVKESIRHAIARRKDLFDALWPDHKSKEEYPMEDNNEGDDDQGSDDDE, encoded by the exons ATGTCTGCCACATTGGCAAGGAGAATTTACCTTTCGTCCagtaaaatcttaataaaacGGTATGAACCAGCGACATCAAGACCACATGACTCTTTGGTAATAGACCTAAAATCGAGTACaccagaacaacaccgtttacgcgaCAATATTTTTGAGGCAGACAATCCTAAAAAGAGAAAACTAATAGATGGTGAATATAAACTAGAAAACGACTTCAGTGGCGAAGGAAACTTTTCTGACAAAAATGATTATCATGATGATGAGGATGAGGATGAGGaggataatgatgatgatgatgatgataattcaGTTGAGAATTGGAATAAAACTTATGACACCAGTTCTATACAGAAACGACCTTTGTTCAGGGGACTTCCTGGTAAACGTAGAAAAGAAGAGCGATCACGTCGTGAAaaatgggataagcgttttcaggaacCTCACAGACAATCTATTAAGAACAATTTAAAACTAAA ACTTTTATGTGCTAATCAGCAGCAAAATCTACAGTCGCCTAAGAAACTAAAAAGTCAACACGACATGACTGTAAAAGAATCTATTCGACATGCCATTGCACGTAGAAAAGACCTGTTTGATGcgttgtggcccgatcataaaagcaaagaagagTATCCAATGGAGGATAATAATGAAGGCGATGACGATCAAGgttcggatgatgatgaatga